The Miscanthus floridulus cultivar M001 chromosome 17, ASM1932011v1, whole genome shotgun sequence genome has a window encoding:
- the LOC136517210 gene encoding U1 small nuclear ribonucleoprotein C-like, with amino-acid sequence MKSMADSLGDLGWPVEDRILVLNVLRGLSDRYAHLRTWITRQRPFPSFLQVRDDLVMEELTQGVQPGSTSTPGSSSSSTALAATPPARSLAPPPSSLLGSPPPGPGGGGGGRGGRRRRGGGRGGRGSHHTPVQSPSGAPTPATPRGAPWPSFHNPWSGRIYMWPFPAPGGEPRPPAALLTGAPPGFHSPSAWAPLPGASSWVPPPDILPGPVGWNPAALARSFSTMALTPPAGTDWIADSGATYHTTPDPGFGFPASSSPM; translated from the exons ATGAAGAGCATGGCGGACTCCCTCGGCGACCTTGGCTGGCCCGTGGAGGACCGCATCCTGGTCCTCAATGTCCTCCGCGGGCTCAGTGACCGCTACGCTCACCTCCGGACGTGGATCACCCGGCAGAGGCCCTTTCCCTCCTTCCTGCAGGTCCGTGACGACCTTGTCATGGAGGAGCTCACTCAGGGCGTCCAGCCAGGGTCCACCTCCACGCCAGGGTCCTCGTCTTCCTCGACTGCCCTGGCCGCTACTCCTCCGGCGCGTTCCCTCGCTCCACCGCCGTCGTCGCTTCTTGGTTCTCCTCCTCCCGGGCCGGGCGGGGGTGGGGGGGGCCGTGGCGGCCGCCGTCGCCGTGGAGGGGGACGTGGGGGCCGCGGAAGCCACCACACACCGGTGCAGTCGCCCTCCGGAGCCCCTACGCCCGCGACCCCACGGGGTGCACCCTGGCCCTCCTTCCACAACCCGTGGTCGGGGCGCATCTACATGTGGCCCTTCCCGGCTCCAGGCGGAGAGCCTCGCCCACCTGCAGCCTTGCTCACTGGAGCTCCTCCAGGGTTTCACTCCCCGTCTGCGTGGGCTCCACTTCCCGGCGCATCTTCGTGGGTGCCACCTCCCGACATCTTGCCCGGGCCTGTCGGTTGGAACCCGGCGGCCTTGGCCAGATCCTTCAGCACCATGGCCCTGACACCGCCTGCTGGTACCGACTGGATTGCCGATTCGGGTGCCACTTACCACACTACTCCAGACCCTG GATTTGGCTTCCCGGCGTCCTCTTCTCCGATGTGA